The genomic segment aaaaaaaaaaattttatttgcTCAGTATGTACATTTAGAGAGGCGTCTACACATAAACCTGATGGGTTAGCAAACAAAAGCTAGTGCATTTTCCTGTCACTGGACATTtgatggaggaaaaaaatgttttatgtttgaAAAAATTCATCCCCACTGTTGATTTTCCCTTTGGGCACCAAAATGGACTCTTTGCAGTTGTTTTCTATTTGATAAGAATTTCTAGAAGTTGACCACCTAAAATCATCCAAAGTCAAGTTTGGTTTGGGATTCAGCCATTGTCTGTGAAAGGGTTAAAGGTTTTTGGTCAGCTGTAGGTGGGGGAGTGGAGGATGGGGCTCCTCTGTGCTCCCCTTCTGTCCAGAGGTCCTGGGGTCAGGGGTCAGCTGGGGAAAGGCTTTGTGATGTCACAGGCCTGCTTTAGCTGGGTCGGCCTGCTGTTCTTCTGCCCAGCCCACAACCCCTTTCACTGGATCAGCCTCTCTGTTGCCCTGTCAAGCACAGCGCTTTTGTTAAAGAAAGGCCAGTTTGTCATGTGAGTGATTGAGCTTGATCCTCCACATAAAAGGAGGCATTTTTTAAGGTTATTTCTTTCACCAAGTCCCCAATTTTAACAAATCCAGGAACTGGAAAGATGTCAGAAATCATGTCTTTCTGAACATTGCTTACAACAGTTGATTCCAAATGGTGTGCCACAAAAAATAATGACTGGAGTTGAAATTTACTACATTGGTGCACAAAAAAAGGCTTACATTTCTAAGGAAGATGGCATTTCTAAGTTGGTAAAACTCATCAGTTCATTACAGGGAAAACCACACAAACCATGTAAAAGGAATAAAAGTGTTGGGAGAAACAGCTGCAAAGGCCAGCTGGGCTGAGGTTTTCTCACACTCCTGTGTGTTCATCTCAGAAATCAGAAGATCTGATTATATTCCAGCTGGCCATAGAAACTATTTCTTTTGCAGATATGAACACAGGTGTGGCTTTAAATTTTGGCCTGCCcttttatatgtatataaaatatatttgcaaTAGTTCAGGTCATTACAACTATCTCATTTGGGGGAGGAAAACCCCCCCACATTTGAATCACCTGGTCTCTTTGGTTGGCCAATGGTAAACTGGCTTCGATCTGGCCAGTTTGGGCTAAAATGGAATTGACACTGGGTTGCAGTGCACTTTGACCTCTTTGGAGAGACCTTTCTGTTGTTTGACCTAGACATTGATCTGCAGTCTACAACAGAGGTGACCATATTAGCAGATTGGCCACACCCTCCATCTACAAGCGCAAAACCAGGTGGTCAGCATCGTATTGTTAACGTCCTAGCAGACGTTGTGTATTTTTTCAGGATGTCCACCGGCCTGTCTTGGTGTCAGAAATAGGAGCATGTGACTAGTAACAGACTTCACAATAAGACAAATGATTGGCGACTAAAtaagtgtatttatttttgtgatatTTTGCTGTTGTACATTAACCTTAAACCAACCCCTTATTGCAAGTTCAGAGGAACTATTCCCAAATCCATTCAAAAAGCAGTCTTTATTCGCCTCACAGATACGGAATcaaagttttatttgtttgataCTGATGAGACAAGATTTTAAATGGAAGCACTGCTCCTCAATTTTGATGTTCTAAATCCCAGAATCTGAATGTGGAAGTTTTAGTGGGTAAACAGAGCATTGATTTCCTTTAACATGATATTGACTTCCTTCCTGTGAGTGAGGGGGCAGGGAGATGGTTATCACCTTAATAAATGAAGATCATTGATCATATCTTGTAGCCTTCAGTTAAATGCAGATTGATGGTTGCTTATTTGTGGTGGCTATTAAAACACGTTTCGGAAGTGCATAAATAAAGAGTGCactgtttttgtaattttaaagtAGATTTAAAGTCTAAAATATGTGTAAGAAAAGCTAAttgttgcatgtgtgtgcaaaaaatAACCACAGCTTTATAGTTCAGCATTGTTCGCCATTTTTCATGTCTACTTTtgcttacagttttgttttttttgtttttttttatgtgaagtgaattgattactttttatttataataatgCATCATTCAGTGTCATTGTTGAACTGATCCATTGATTAGGCCAGCTGGTCAGAAGAGGACCTCATAGCTCatctgcacaaaaataaaatcagtaccTTTCATCTAATCAATTACCATTCATCAAAGTCAGGGCTTTGCATGCATAATGTATGATATTTTACCAAAAGAAATGCATTATATTCATCTGGTACTAAAACAAATTAATTAGTTGAAATTgattgtttaattttttcacaGGTATCTCAGAGTTTGTGTTGCATCCTGTGCCTGTTGTGGTGACTGTGGGCTCTGTGGCACGATTCTCCTGTGCAGTCATCTCAAGCCCACCTGCTACCATAAACTGGGAGCTCAACCAAAGGACACTGCCACTGCAGACGGACAGGTAACTGAGGAAAAATCATTATAACTAATTTAGACACAattttattagtttattttttattttttagccgACATATTCTGTTGGGTTTCACATGAGCGTTCTAGTTTGACCCAGACTgtatgttttgtatgttttcagAATAACTGTTTTGCCAAACGGAGTTCTTCAGATTCACAATGTACAACTGGAGGATGCCGGACACTATCGATGTGTGGCAACTAACATCGGTAGTGTGTTAAAGAGTCGAGAGGCCACACTTGCAGTCAACCAAGGTAAATTAGTTGCACTGACTGCATTTTAGGAATGAGTGTTAAGCACTGTCATTCcttgactttttttgtttgcattttcttGTAAAGATGCAGGCCCTAAACTACGTCAGAGACCCAGAATCATTGCTGGACCTCAAAATGTGACAGTTTCTCTTCACCAAACGGTGGTGTTGGAGTGTGTGGCCACAGGGAATCCCCGGCCCATCATCTCCTGGAGCCGTGCTGACAGTAAACCCATTGATGTGTATAACGCCAAAGTGTTGGGCAATGGAAACCTGGTTATTACTGATGTCAGTACCAAGCACAGCGGAGTCTACCTTTGCAGGGCCACCACCCCTGGAACCCGCAACCACACCACTGCTGCAGCCAACCTCACAGTATTAGGTAATGATCATGATCATCTTTGATGATTACGCCACAGATGTCTTCAGATCACATCTTTGGCCTGGTTCTTATATTCAGTATACAGACTCATAACTAAaggttttgaaaatgtttataCACCCAAGTAACAAATGTGTTCGGTGCAAGATGCCACACAGCTCGAACTCCATGGCTTAATGAAAGGTAACCATTAGCTCTTCTGTTATGCTGTTGTTTCAGTGCCGCCAAACATAGTTGAGAAACCTGAAAGCCAGACCCGTCCGAGGGCAGGCACTGCCCGGTTCATGTGCCAAGCAGAGGGAGTACCCACGCCTCGCATCACCTGGCTGAAGAATGGAGAACAAGTTCACTTAAATGGGAGGATTAAGATGTATAGCAGGTAAAGTATAGACAGGAGTTTTGGGCACTCTTAAACTTAATTAAACGTTATGAAAGACAAACCTGCTTAAATAAGCTGGCTTCTTTGGCTttgctgatttttctttttccttttttcttttgtttcataGTAAACTGGTGATTACACAGATTATTCCTGAGGATGATGCCATCTATCAGTGTGTGGCAGAGAATGAACAGGGATCTGTGCTGTCCTTGGCTCGCCTTATTGTTGTCATGTCCGAGGACAGGCCCAGTGCTCCGAGAAATATCCATGCTGAGACCATCTCAAGCTCTGCTATCTTACTGGCCTGGGAGAGACCTTTGTACAATGCAGACAAAGTCATTGCCTACTCTATCCATTATATGAAGGCTGAAGGtgagacagagaggaaaaagatGGTTAATTTGATTCTTCTTATCATTTGGGCCTTAAAAGGCTGGCGGGTCTACCACATTATGCTGCATCACACTCTCACATGATCAACTTTCCTTGGTGAAGGCCATCTGTTGCTGCTGCACAGCGCAGGGGTCAAGGCAACTTCACTTAAATAACAACAGGCTTAGTCAGCCCTTTGTCCACTCTCTAGCTCATTCTGCTCGGACTTAAAGGGACAGCGAACTTTAGTTtgcaaaactgattttttttttttaaagttgtaaGATTGTATTAACTTTAACCATTAAAGTAATAGTTTAGTTGAGTAAAAGCTGACTTTTAGATGTTAAACTGGGTTTATTTTATGCTGGCTGGAGTCAGTTATGTTTATCATTTTCATTACACATttacacaaaaaaagagaattCAGAAACTTGAATCCTTTCCAAGCAGTGATTGTTTATAGGACGCACACTTGGCAACCAAGTTAAACtcgcttttattttttccactctCTTGTGGATAATCTTACCCTAATTAATGACTTgctatatgatttttttttttttttttttttttttttttcaggtctAAACAATGAAGAATACCAAGTTGTTATTGGCAACGACACTACCAGTTACATCATCGATGACCTGGAGCCAGCTCGAAACTACAGCTTTTACATTGTAGCTTATATGCCAATGGGAGCCAGTCGAATGTCAGACCAAGTCAGTCAACATACCCTGGAGGATGGTAAGCTTGAAGCGCTTCCAACATTCCTCGCAGTAAATCATTTTGGTAGTTAAGCTAGCTTGCGTGCAACTGGGTGTATGCAAAGCACGTTTTGGAAGGAAATTAGCAAGATTGTAGTGTTGTGAATCAGATTTTTATTAAGAAAATTTGGTTGATTTGAATAGTAAGTAGAAAAAACTCTagtttttaatacattttcgatatccaattttttttttcttagtgccTCTTCGTACTCCGGAGCTGAGCCTGACCAGCCACAGCACGACAGACATCCAGGTGAGCTGGCAGCCACTGCCAGCCAAGGTGAGCCGCGGTCGTGTGTCTGCATATAGACTCTCTTATCGCACAGCTGCAGACAGCACCGTCACATCTGTAGAGCTACTGCAGAACAGCACTGAATACCTGCTGGAGGGGCTGCAGCCTGACACCATCTACCTGCTCCGCATGGCCGCAGCCACCCGAGTGGGTTGGTGTGAGCCCTCAGCATGGACATCACACCGTACGCCTAAGACCTCCAGCAACAAAGGTAAACCAGCAGAAgtctgataaagaaaaaaacataaatttagctgctttaaaaaaagtctCTGCAGGCTCATCACATGATTGTGATTCTAGTTTATTCCTGTTTTCATgcagtataaaaataaattaagttTAAAAAGCAGATTAGTAAATGCTACAGCGAAGTGAAATCGGATAGTGTTTAAACGTGTAACTAGCagaaccttttttcttttgttgcatCGCTGTTTGGCTGCTCTTTGAAAACCAGGACACTAGAGTTCATGCAGAGTGGCCAGCGTATGACTGGAGTTTGCTGTTTTAGCATTGTCCCACAGTCTTTGTGTTGGTTACTCAGAAACCTTTGCCCTTTGCTGTCAGTGATGCTAGATTGGCCTCAGTCACGGGTCATAAAGAGAGGGCCTCAGGCATCTATGTGGGGGGAAAGAATATCCTATTTTCATAGCCCGATGTGCTGgggaggttgttgttttttgttgttttttttttttccaccagagCTGAATTTTAGCTTTATATTTACACATTGTTGTAAAACACTAAAACCAAAAGGGATTTCTTGGTTTGACTGCAGTGTCAATCCATTCTTTGGCTGTCCTGTTGTTATCGTTTCTTGTCTTCTGTTATGGTCAGAAGTCTCATAATTCTCATGAGTGCCCTCTCTGCTGCCTTCTTAGTGCCTTCAGCCCCTATTCTTCAACTTGAAGCTTTAAACTGCACCTCCATTGTGGCACGCTGGCAAAGCTCCCCTGAATCTGTGGCTATTCAGGGCTATCGGCTGTGTTACCACGAGGAAGGACAACCAGAGCAGCCCGACATCCAGCTGCAGGCTCAAACAAATACATACACTATTGGTGGCCTTGGTGAGTGTGCATAGAACACAggagtaaattaaaaaaatgtttacgaTTAGTAAATTTCCTTTATCTGCACCTGTGATTTGGACTGGAGACGGCACAGAGTGATGGGTCATTTTTGCATCACTCAAATTTAATTCAATGGGCAGTCGGCTTCTGCATTTGCATTTCCACCCCCTATCCTGATCAATATGTGCTGACCCCTCCTGCCTAACCAGCAGTACTCTCCAGTCAGGCTGGAGTACGAGCCCAGGTTTAGAGGTCAGGTTCCAGATGTCCCTCCCTCCACTACTAGCCATCTCGGGCCTTGCATAATTATGCTTAGCCATTGTGTTTTGTCCAGGGCCAGACGTGGCTTGTAAGACCCTGGCCGCTACCCTTTTTTCAGATGGACACTAGTGCACATGAACAAAGACCAGAGCAAGCCACTGACCTCCAGCCGTGGGACAGCACACTTGGATTAGTACCCTACCCCCACCAGTTGTCTCTGATGTCCATTTAAATAATCTACAGATactattttatatatatatatatatatatatatatatatatatatatatatatatatatatatatatatatatatatatatatatatatatatatatatatatataaaatagaGAGAGATTATATAAAGTAGGCCCATATTAATCTAACGTGATCATTTAGTCTTTCAGCACAGTTTGATTTCTAAGTCCCAAATAAGCTGAAATGGGAGAAGTTTGCATGTCTCTATTTGAAATCTGTTTGTGTTACTAACCTGTCTAAAAATCCAAAACTCTTCAGTATTATTTAAGATTAAAAAATCACAAGTGGCTATTAGTCTgatatttcacaataaagctgaactTCTTTTGTTGCTCCAGGTTTAAGGCTGTAACACAAAAGCGatagaaaataacaaaagagGCCCACCTCCTATCCCACAGTCCCGCTCCTGGATTCTTTCTGTTCTTGGCCTGACCCGGTGACCCCAGTCAAACCCCCCTCCTGTCCCATGGGCCTACAATCCCAGCAGCTGAACGCTGCCCCTACCCCAGCCCCCACAAGAGGCCTGGACACATTGCCTTCGCTGGTCAATACCCAAAGGGTGACCTTTCACTCCAGAGGCATTACAAATTTTAACGCTCCCTAAAAGCATCCTGATTTAGGGGCTGAGGAAAAATAGTAGTTTCTCAAGTTAAAATATACAATGTgacagaatatttttaaatgaaaagttcAGACCTTAGAGGTCTTGTTTACTTCAGATTTTTTTGTGGCTGTCCTGAATGTACTATTCAAATATTTTACCTCATCCACCTTTGTTTATTTCTGTGGTCATCAGTAATTTGTATTGTATGTTAAAGCAAGCTTGTGCTATTAGGGCTTCATAGCTGTAAAGTCAGTGAAAGTGCAGAATCATGGAGCGATAACATTCATGCTGTAGATTTGGGCATGTCACCTTATTTACATTGGCTTGGGCCTGGTTGAGCTTTCTCATGGTCGTTACACATGACACCACGAGACAAATGAAAGGTTGGGGTGACTCAGGAGGCCATGTATTGTCCATACATGGGGGATGGCCAGTTAAGACCAGCAGTTACCCTCCTGCAGCTAATTGTCCTTATGTCCCCCTCtcactcttctttttttaaatagatcTTGTTCCATTTATTAACCACCATGATCTCTCAGCTTTACTAGACAATATTTTCAACTaaagcagcttttttttaatgattaaatgtttttattctggCAAAATGTCCATTAAAATGGCTAAAATCTGAATATTATCATTCCAGATCCACGGAAAAAGTATCATGTCAAGATTCTGTCTGTCAGCAAAGTTGGAGATGGTCACCAAAGAGACCAGACCATCAGTACCCCAGGATGTGTGTGTAAGTATTGGTGTAAATCATCCATTCCCAAAGACTGCTCTTTTGCAGCCAACCTAAACCTTTATTTGAAAATCTTGTCAACACACAAGCCTTAGATGAATAATTTCTTCGCGTTTTCATTCATTCTCTTTGGTCTTCTGATGATGGTTTGTTGAGGTTGATTCTCCACTAACAGCTTTACTTAATGCTGCTTGATAATTTTTTCCCTCTTCCACACCaattgaaacaaaaagaaatgtatCATTTTGAAATCCAGAGGCTCtattaatataaatgtttttcaaaCACTACATAGACAGAAGTACTGGGCCATTTGCACATTACACCTACAGTtaatgggttttgttttgtttttttcaataaagcatttttaataCTATCAATACTATAGTATTGTACAATATAGTGTATTTATAGTAAATGACTTCAGTACTTTCATGGCTGACACTAAAAATGAAATACAACCTTTgcctgtaaattaaaaaaaaaataaaaaatgactcGTTCTTTCCTCCTTTAGCGGCTAGAGACCAACTTGCAGcagctcctccacctccaaatcAAGTCACTG from the Oreochromis niloticus isolate F11D_XX linkage group LG7, O_niloticus_UMD_NMBU, whole genome shotgun sequence genome contains:
- the LOC100694676 gene encoding protogenin B isoform X1 gives rise to the protein MANFRMKFFRHWLLFVLCLPLSSVLCFSELSFITEPSDVTVLPKDPAVLDCQAHGQPPVTIKWLRNGVKLAESEHIHFLPNGSLYIPKIKHTKEDSDEGFYQCLSQNKFGAILSQRSRLTIASISEFVLHPVPVVVTVGSVARFSCAVISSPPATINWELNQRTLPLQTDRITVLPNGVLQIHNVQLEDAGHYRCVATNIGSVLKSREATLAVNQDAGPKLRQRPRIIAGPQNVTVSLHQTVVLECVATGNPRPIISWSRADSKPIDVYNAKVLGNGNLVITDVSTKHSGVYLCRATTPGTRNHTTAAANLTVLVPPNIVEKPESQTRPRAGTARFMCQAEGVPTPRITWLKNGEQVHLNGRIKMYSSKLVITQIIPEDDAIYQCVAENEQGSVLSLARLIVVMSEDRPSAPRNIHAETISSSAILLAWERPLYNADKVIAYSIHYMKAEGLNNEEYQVVIGNDTTSYIIDDLEPARNYSFYIVAYMPMGASRMSDQVSQHTLEDVPLRTPELSLTSHSTTDIQVSWQPLPAKVSRGRVSAYRLSYRTAADSTVTSVELLQNSTEYLLEGLQPDTIYLLRMAAATRVGWCEPSAWTSHRTPKTSSNKVPSAPILQLEALNCTSIVARWQSSPESVAIQGYRLCYHEEGQPEQPDIQLQAQTNTYTIGGLDPRKKYHVKILSVSKVGDGHQRDQTISTPGCVSARDQLAAAPPPPNQVTVLDGNSSAVSLRWSHPPFPSGKAVSYTVRCTPVGTHNVFAIRYLQTTKQSVTVQKLDPNTRYEFVVRLHVDQMSSPWSSVVHHQTPPAAPSQPPAGVRVTLIEEDTALVSWREPTESNVVITRYTILYASQKDWIAGHWHKVQREGSHTMALLEKLEPGNIYLVKIAASNEVGEGPFSEIVELAPKRGNVHRSKNPRHSDWFPDTTVFSDGLYHIDQRSMTGIIVGVSIALTCIITCALILISKGKPRKSSSHKVIAVGAPEGPRSGFPSERHLENVEALIPMMSDHFIDAKIENRASLYEAGKTVLRYEEHLGSAPLPPSSREIIYGPLHSESSHTSEGSQETGDSGHYSNEESNEEMSSPLSSRSSRPESLGPDDSIAVVELKQSFKVEKEVDASLLRGISVASSTCQAASS